One region of Candidatus Leptovillus gracilis genomic DNA includes:
- a CDS encoding 6-phospho-beta-glucosidase encodes MKVTVIGGGSTYTPELVNGFLDRVAQFPLTELCLMDIDAHRLEIVGGFAQRMAAAKGAPFTVILSTNQREAVKDATYVTTQLRVGQMEARREDEYLGRRHGLIGQETTGIGGMAKALRTIPVILDIARDMQAVAQPGAMLVNFTNPAGLVTQALSQYAPQTPSVGVCNVPITAKMMILSHLEKAMGRSLDPNQAELKTLGLNHLSWHHGFTLEGEDVWPQVLQQLQTALRGEAEPEWPPRLIESLGMIPNYYLHYFYGTANKLKEQANWPPSRAEEVMEVEKGLLAQYADPDLQAPPADLMKRGGAWYSTVATQLLNAHYNDLGETHVVNLAHGGVVAGWPADWVLEMPAVVRRSRITPLPAQPLPPAQFGLLAQVKAYELLTVEAAVSGSREAAYQAILAHPLGPTADRVQAVLDDMLETHRAYLPQFWA; translated from the coding sequence TTGAAAGTAACGGTTATTGGCGGCGGCTCGACGTATACGCCGGAGTTGGTGAATGGGTTTCTGGATCGCGTGGCGCAGTTCCCACTAACAGAACTGTGCCTGATGGACATTGACGCGCACCGTCTGGAAATTGTGGGCGGCTTCGCCCAACGGATGGCAGCGGCAAAAGGCGCGCCCTTCACCGTAATCCTCTCGACCAACCAGCGAGAGGCGGTGAAGGATGCAACCTATGTGACGACCCAACTGCGCGTGGGGCAAATGGAAGCGCGCCGTGAAGATGAATATCTCGGCCGGCGACACGGGCTGATCGGCCAGGAGACGACCGGCATTGGCGGCATGGCGAAGGCGCTGCGCACCATCCCTGTTATCCTGGACATTGCCCGCGACATGCAGGCGGTGGCGCAGCCGGGGGCGATGCTGGTGAACTTCACCAACCCGGCCGGGCTGGTGACCCAGGCCCTCAGCCAATACGCGCCGCAGACGCCCAGCGTCGGCGTCTGCAACGTGCCGATCACGGCGAAGATGATGATTCTGAGCCACCTGGAAAAGGCGATGGGGCGCTCTTTGGACCCAAACCAGGCGGAGCTAAAGACGTTAGGGCTGAACCATCTTTCCTGGCATCATGGCTTTACCCTGGAAGGTGAAGATGTCTGGCCGCAGGTGTTGCAGCAGCTTCAGACGGCGCTGCGCGGTGAGGCAGAGCCGGAATGGCCGCCGCGCCTGATCGAATCGCTGGGCATGATCCCCAATTACTACTTGCACTACTTTTACGGCACGGCGAACAAGCTCAAGGAGCAGGCCAACTGGCCGCCTTCGCGGGCGGAAGAAGTGATGGAGGTAGAGAAGGGGCTGCTGGCGCAGTACGCTGATCCGGATTTGCAGGCGCCGCCGGCCGACCTGATGAAACGAGGCGGCGCGTGGTATTCCACGGTGGCGACGCAGCTCTTGAACGCCCACTACAACGACCTGGGCGAAACGCATGTGGTGAATCTGGCGCATGGCGGGGTGGTGGCCGGTTGGCCGGCCGATTGGGTGTTAGAAATGCCAGCCGTCGTCAGACGCAGCAGGATCACGCCTCTGCCGGCCCAACCACTGCCGCCGGCGCAGTTTGGCCTGCTGGCGCAGGTGAAGGCGTATGAACTGCTGACGGTGGAAGCGGCCGTTTCCGGCAGCCGGGAAGCCGCTTACCAGGCCATCCTGGCCCACCCTCTGGGACCGACGGCCGACCGCGTGCAGGCCGTATTGGACGATATGTTGGAGACCCACCGGGCATATTTGCCACAGTTTTGGGCCTAA
- a CDS encoding ATPase, whose product MRYYLGADLGSTKTHIAIADEAGQVVGFGRGGAANPQGVGYDGMLHALQQALQEALGQASIPETAVSGAGFGIAGYDWPSAKPAMTAVIAKLGLDCPIGLVNDASLALFAGAENSTGVSLVAGTGCNCRGWDQQRQREGRVTGFGYWMGEFAGASELVWRAMQLVAFEWTQRGPATALSPIFIEYAGADDLTDLLEGYTNGRYPIEAQAAPLIFKAARQGDQVATDLIRWAGVELGEMAKAVIRQLEFAERAFDVVLVGSMFAGGPMLIEPMWQTITQFAPQARLVRLAAPPVLGGIILGMNQGGLAVTPAVRRRLSVIRIP is encoded by the coding sequence ATGCGCTACTATTTGGGGGCTGACCTGGGCAGTACAAAAACCCACATCGCCATCGCCGACGAGGCGGGGCAGGTGGTAGGGTTTGGCCGGGGCGGAGCCGCCAACCCGCAAGGGGTTGGTTATGATGGCATGTTGCACGCCCTCCAGCAGGCTTTGCAGGAAGCGTTGGGGCAGGCGAGCATCCCGGAAACGGCCGTTTCCGGCGCAGGTTTTGGCATAGCCGGCTACGATTGGCCGTCGGCTAAACCGGCGATGACGGCCGTTATTGCCAAACTCGGCCTCGACTGTCCCATCGGCCTGGTCAACGACGCCAGTCTGGCCCTCTTCGCCGGGGCGGAAAACAGCACCGGCGTCAGTCTGGTTGCCGGCACAGGCTGCAACTGCCGCGGCTGGGACCAGCAACGGCAGCGCGAAGGGCGCGTGACTGGCTTCGGCTACTGGATGGGCGAATTTGCCGGAGCATCGGAACTGGTGTGGCGGGCGATGCAGTTGGTGGCTTTTGAGTGGACGCAGCGCGGCCCGGCGACAGCCCTGTCCCCCATCTTCATCGAATATGCCGGGGCCGACGATCTGACCGATTTGCTGGAAGGGTATACCAACGGCCGTTACCCCATAGAAGCCCAGGCTGCTCCCCTCATCTTCAAGGCTGCCCGCCAGGGAGATCAGGTAGCCACCGACCTGATCCGTTGGGCCGGCGTGGAATTGGGCGAGATGGCTAAGGCGGTCATTCGCCAGTTGGAATTTGCAGAACGCGCGTTTGATGTGGTGCTGGTCGGCAGCATGTTTGCAGGTGGCCCAATGCTTATTGAACCGATGTGGCAGACCATCACCCAATTTGCGCCCCAGGCCCGGCTGGTGCGTCTGGCCGCGCCGCCGGTGTTGGGCGGCATCATACTAGGCATGAACCAGGGCGGGTTGGCCGTCACACCGGCCGTCCGCCGGCGATTGTCGGTAATCCGTATTCCGTAG
- a CDS encoding N,N'-diacetylchitobiose phosphorylase encodes MQYGHFDDHAKEYVITRPDTPQSWSNYLGSTEYGAIITNNAGGYGFYKSGAHGRFLRLRFNSVPMDQPGRYFYLRDNDSGDYWSASWQPVGKPLDQYASTCRHGTAYTTITAQYNGISSEATYFVPLGQTFEYWRLKLTNNSGRPRRLGVFSYCEFTNQWNTEQDQVNLQYSLFIVKGELADGLLRIAIHDNLTPEPGSAQADDDVMHTWMGLIGASLDGYDTSREAFLGPYRGYHNPLAVEQGCCANSHAYGDNACGVLHSNLTLQPGESGELLVMLGIGDARTAGQGAVAEFGSLERATLELQKLKESWHAKLGSLTVQTPDEALNHTINVWGLYNCLITFAWSRAASLVYNGERDGLGFRDSVQDILGVAAAIPDEAQARLELLLTGQLANGGAIPIIKPFAHRPGHETPPNPEEYRSDDCLWFFNAVPAFVAETGDFDFYRKVLPYADEGEDSVFGHLRRALEFNLARTGRNHLPCGLSADWNDCLRLGYFGESLFVAFQLRLGLTVYAEIAGRLERPDEAAWALGQRAQLDQAIQSATWDGDWFIWAITEDGTVYGTKQYEEGQVYLNTQVWAVISGAASPEQAERCMQTVYDKLATPYGLMLCAPPLVKTSIDVMRAVVFNPGIKENAGIFNHTQGWGVMAECLLGHGDRAYEYYRAAMPAAYNGRAEIRQMEPYVQGQTTYSIYSPRPGHTRTAWLTGAAAWAYYSATQYILGLRPEVDGLRIDPCIPEEWPGFSATRRFRGKTVEIEVQNPQGVCRGVRWLTLNGERLAGNLVPAERLAAYNRVEVVLGA; translated from the coding sequence ATGCAATACGGACATTTCGACGACCACGCCAAAGAATACGTCATCACCCGGCCGGACACGCCACAATCGTGGAGCAATTATCTCGGCTCAACCGAATATGGGGCTATTATCACCAACAATGCCGGCGGTTATGGCTTCTACAAATCGGGCGCGCACGGCCGTTTCCTGCGCCTGCGTTTCAACAGCGTACCAATGGATCAGCCCGGCCGTTATTTCTACCTGCGCGACAACGACAGCGGCGACTACTGGTCAGCCTCCTGGCAACCTGTCGGCAAACCCCTGGACCAATACGCCTCCACCTGCCGCCACGGCACGGCTTACACCACCATCACCGCCCAATACAACGGCATCAGCAGCGAAGCCACCTACTTCGTGCCTCTGGGCCAGACCTTTGAATATTGGCGGCTCAAACTCACCAACAACAGCGGCCGGCCGCGCCGTCTGGGCGTCTTCTCCTACTGTGAATTTACCAACCAGTGGAACACCGAACAAGATCAGGTGAACCTGCAATATTCGCTCTTCATCGTCAAAGGGGAACTGGCCGATGGACTGCTGCGCATTGCCATCCACGATAACCTTACGCCAGAACCGGGCAGCGCCCAGGCCGATGACGACGTGATGCACACCTGGATGGGGCTGATTGGCGCATCTCTGGACGGCTACGATACCAGCCGCGAAGCGTTCCTCGGTCCCTATCGCGGCTACCACAACCCGCTGGCCGTCGAGCAGGGGTGCTGTGCCAACAGCCACGCCTATGGCGACAACGCCTGCGGCGTGCTGCACAGCAATCTCACCCTTCAGCCCGGCGAAAGCGGCGAACTGCTGGTCATGCTGGGCATCGGCGATGCACGCACGGCCGGCCAGGGCGCTGTGGCCGAATTTGGTTCACTGGAACGCGCCACTCTGGAGCTGCAAAAGCTCAAAGAGAGTTGGCACGCCAAACTGGGCAGCCTGACGGTACAAACGCCCGACGAAGCGCTCAACCACACCATCAACGTCTGGGGCCTCTACAACTGCCTGATCACCTTTGCCTGGTCGCGGGCGGCCAGCCTGGTTTACAACGGCGAACGAGACGGTCTGGGCTTCCGTGACTCGGTGCAGGACATTTTAGGCGTGGCGGCGGCCATTCCCGACGAGGCCCAGGCGCGGCTGGAACTGCTGCTCACCGGCCAGCTTGCCAACGGCGGGGCCATCCCCATCATCAAACCCTTCGCGCATCGCCCCGGTCATGAAACGCCGCCCAACCCGGAAGAATATCGCTCCGATGACTGCCTCTGGTTCTTCAATGCCGTGCCTGCCTTCGTCGCCGAAACAGGCGATTTCGACTTTTACCGCAAAGTGCTGCCCTACGCCGACGAAGGCGAAGACAGCGTCTTCGGCCATTTGCGCCGCGCCCTCGAATTTAATCTGGCGCGTACCGGCCGCAACCACCTGCCCTGCGGCCTTTCCGCCGATTGGAACGACTGCCTGCGCCTGGGCTACTTTGGCGAAAGCCTGTTTGTCGCCTTCCAACTGCGTTTGGGCCTGACCGTGTACGCCGAAATTGCCGGGCGACTGGAACGACCGGACGAAGCCGCCTGGGCTTTAGGCCAGCGGGCGCAGTTGGACCAGGCTATTCAGTCGGCCACCTGGGATGGCGATTGGTTTATCTGGGCCATTACCGAAGATGGTACGGTTTACGGCACGAAGCAGTATGAAGAAGGCCAGGTTTACTTGAATACCCAGGTCTGGGCGGTCATCAGCGGCGCGGCCTCGCCAGAGCAAGCAGAGCGCTGTATGCAGACGGTTTACGATAAGCTGGCCACGCCCTATGGCCTGATGTTGTGCGCCCCGCCACTGGTTAAGACTTCTATTGACGTGATGCGGGCGGTGGTTTTTAATCCCGGCATCAAGGAAAACGCGGGTATTTTTAACCACACCCAGGGCTGGGGGGTGATGGCCGAATGTCTGTTGGGGCACGGGGACCGCGCCTACGAATATTATCGGGCAGCGATGCCCGCCGCTTACAACGGCCGTGCCGAAATTCGCCAGATGGAACCTTATGTACAGGGACAAACAACCTACTCAATCTATTCACCCCGCCCCGGCCATACGCGCACTGCCTGGCTGACAGGCGCGGCCGCCTGGGCTTACTACAGCGCCACACAGTACATCTTGGGGCTGCGGCCCGAGGTGGATGGCCTGCGGATTGACCCCTGCATCCCGGAAGAATGGCCCGGTTTCAGCGCCACGCGCCGTTTCCGGGGCAAGACGGTTGAGATTGAAGTGCAAAACCCACAAGGCGTTTGCCGCGGCGTTCGCTGGCTGACGCTGAACGGGGAACGATTGGCAGGCAATCTGGTCCCGGCAGAGCGGCTGGCAGCCTACAATCGCGTCGAAGTGGTGCTGGGAGCTTAA
- a CDS encoding ChbG/HpnK family deacetylase: MRAKLIVNADDYGRSPNISHGIRDAHRRGIVSSTTCMMNFDNVVADLALALQETPDLGLGVHLVLTAGRPLLPASQLPSLTTSDGAFHTLAQLTARLAEVDPAEAQAEWRAQIERFIQVTGRKPTHLDSHHHSSYFSEGLFRAMLELAQEYGCAIRQVMAQGDQVAMAGMPPAVQAIAGVYAPRLLAEFAPRCPDAFYATFYGDLATQAELLRILRSLPAAGIYELMCHPGYSDPELEASSAYARQRQQELAALTDTAVQEALASQTITLTTFAAV; encoded by the coding sequence ATGAGGGCAAAATTGATCGTGAATGCGGATGATTACGGCCGTTCCCCCAACATTTCTCATGGCATCCGCGATGCCCACCGGCGCGGCATCGTCAGCTCCACCACCTGCATGATGAATTTCGACAACGTGGTGGCTGACCTGGCCCTGGCGCTGCAAGAAACGCCGGACCTGGGGTTGGGGGTGCATCTGGTATTGACGGCCGGACGGCCGTTGCTGCCCGCCAGCCAACTCCCCAGCCTTACTACCAGCGATGGCGCATTCCACACACTGGCCCAACTCACGGCGCGGCTGGCAGAGGTGGACCCGGCCGAAGCGCAGGCCGAATGGCGGGCGCAGATCGAGCGCTTCATCCAGGTGACAGGGCGTAAACCGACCCATCTGGATTCTCACCACCATTCTTCCTACTTCAGCGAAGGGTTGTTCCGGGCCATGCTGGAACTGGCGCAAGAATATGGCTGCGCCATTCGCCAGGTGATGGCGCAGGGGGACCAGGTGGCGATGGCCGGAATGCCGCCAGCGGTGCAAGCCATCGCCGGGGTGTATGCTCCCCGGCTGCTGGCCGAATTTGCGCCGCGCTGCCCCGACGCCTTTTATGCTACTTTTTACGGCGACCTGGCGACGCAGGCAGAGCTGCTGCGCATCTTGCGCAGCCTGCCAGCCGCAGGTATTTATGAATTGATGTGCCATCCCGGCTACAGCGACCCTGAACTGGAAGCCAGCAGCGCCTATGCACGGCAGCGGCAACAGGAGTTGGCCGCTCTGACGGATACGGCCGTCCAAGAAGCGCTCGCCAGCCAGACAATCACACTGACGACCTTTGCGGCCGTGTGA
- a CDS encoding LacI family DNA-binding transcriptional regulator yields the protein MSSKVTINTIAEACQVSPSTVSLVLNGKPGVSTETRTRVLEAARTLGYLPSLSPTPARNRQLTAVGLVVKSEPGLLPTANPFYSQIITGVDDACRDMGINLLFAMLPVDENNLPPRLPPLMENSNLDGLLMVGAFVDQTMHAFLGQRNLPIVLVDGYSDTERFDMVVSDNFRAAYQAVEYLIAGGHRHIGLVGSEPGCYPSLLERRNGYLRALKEQNSPHTYLADFNVNRSQGEAETLRLLQENPQISALFCVNDNVALGALRAARQIGRRVPQDLSIVGYDDTYLATSISPTLTTMRVDTLAMGRAAVHLLALRLAKPDAARTTVIIHPELVERESASPLNGI from the coding sequence GTGAGCAGCAAAGTCACCATCAACACCATTGCCGAAGCGTGCCAGGTGTCGCCGAGCACCGTCTCGTTGGTCCTCAACGGCAAGCCTGGTGTTTCCACCGAGACCCGCACCCGCGTGCTGGAAGCGGCCCGCACCCTGGGCTACCTACCCTCCCTCTCGCCCACGCCCGCCAGGAATCGTCAGTTAACGGCCGTTGGCCTGGTTGTCAAAAGCGAACCCGGTCTGCTGCCGACGGCCAACCCCTTCTATTCACAAATCATCACCGGGGTAGACGATGCCTGCCGCGACATGGGCATCAATCTGTTGTTCGCCATGCTGCCGGTGGACGAAAACAACCTGCCGCCGCGCCTGCCGCCGCTGATGGAAAACAGCAATTTGGATGGCCTGCTGATGGTGGGCGCATTTGTAGACCAGACCATGCACGCCTTTTTAGGCCAACGTAACCTGCCCATCGTCTTGGTGGATGGCTACTCCGATACAGAGCGTTTCGACATGGTGGTCAGCGACAACTTCCGCGCTGCTTATCAGGCCGTAGAATATCTGATTGCCGGCGGTCACCGGCATATTGGACTGGTGGGCAGTGAACCGGGATGCTACCCCAGTCTGCTGGAGCGGCGCAATGGCTACCTGCGCGCCCTCAAAGAGCAAAACAGCCCCCACACCTACCTGGCCGATTTTAATGTCAACCGCTCGCAGGGGGAGGCGGAGACGCTTCGTCTGCTGCAAGAAAATCCACAAATCAGCGCGCTGTTTTGTGTCAATGACAACGTGGCCCTGGGTGCGCTGCGGGCGGCAAGGCAGATCGGGCGGCGCGTGCCGCAAGACCTCTCCATCGTGGGCTACGATGACACGTATCTGGCGACCAGCATTTCGCCGACGCTGACAACCATGCGGGTGGACACGCTGGCAATGGGGCGCGCGGCCGTGCATCTGCTGGCGCTGCGGCTGGCAAAGCCAGACGCGGCGCGGACAACAGTGATCATTCATCCGGAATTGGTGGAGCGGGAATCAGCTTCACCACTGAACGGAATTTAA
- a CDS encoding glycoside hydrolase family 130 protein → MTTQPFSHIPNIPWEERPSTTSDVIWRFSRNPIIPRDLIPSSNSIFNSAAVPFNGKFAGVFRCDNKKREMNLHRGFSDDGFTWRLDNDPIDWQCADEEIGRYQYRYDPRVVWIEDRYWVTWCNGYHGPTIGVGYTFDFETFHFLENALLPFNRNGVLFPRRINGKYVMLNRPSDNGHTPFGDIYLSQSKDMVYWGEHRYVMGTRGGWESTKIGAGPIPIETPEGWLLIYHGVLTSCNGFVYAFGAALLDLDQPWKVIYRGAPYLLAPQTLYECVGDVPNVAFPCAALYDQPTGRIAIYYGGADTVTALAFCQLDELLGWLRENGAE, encoded by the coding sequence ATGACCACTCAACCATTCAGCCACATCCCCAACATACCGTGGGAGGAACGGCCGTCCACCACCAGCGACGTCATCTGGCGCTTCAGCCGCAATCCGATTATCCCCCGCGACCTGATCCCGTCGTCCAATTCCATCTTCAACAGCGCCGCCGTACCTTTCAACGGCAAATTCGCCGGCGTTTTCCGCTGCGACAACAAAAAGCGGGAGATGAACCTGCACCGCGGCTTCAGCGACGATGGCTTTACCTGGCGGCTGGACAACGATCCGATTGATTGGCAGTGCGCCGACGAGGAAATCGGCCGTTACCAATACCGCTACGATCCCCGCGTAGTCTGGATCGAAGACCGCTACTGGGTGACGTGGTGCAACGGCTACCACGGCCCGACCATCGGTGTGGGCTACACCTTCGACTTTGAAACCTTCCACTTTTTAGAAAATGCCCTGCTGCCCTTCAATCGCAACGGCGTCCTCTTCCCCCGGCGGATCAACGGCAAATACGTCATGCTCAACCGGCCGTCGGACAACGGCCATACCCCCTTCGGCGACATCTACCTCAGCCAGAGCAAGGACATGGTCTATTGGGGCGAGCATCGTTATGTGATGGGGACCAGGGGCGGCTGGGAAAGCACCAAAATCGGCGCCGGCCCCATCCCCATCGAAACGCCGGAAGGCTGGCTGTTGATCTACCACGGCGTCCTCACTTCTTGCAACGGGTTTGTCTACGCCTTTGGCGCGGCGCTGTTGGATTTAGACCAGCCGTGGAAGGTGATTTATCGCGGCGCGCCCTATTTGCTGGCCCCGCAAACGTTGTACGAATGTGTCGGCGACGTGCCCAACGTCGCTTTCCCCTGCGCCGCGCTCTACGACCAGCCCACCGGCCGTATCGCCATCTACTACGGTGGCGCAGACACGGTGACAGCCCTGGCCTTCTGCCAGTTGGATGAGCTGCTGGGTTGGCTAAGGGAGAATGGCGCGGAGTAA
- a CDS encoding AAA family ATPase, translating to MAQLRFHFLGAPRIEQNGAPVATDRCKAVALLAYLALTAVPHSREALAARFWPESDQASALAYLRRTLWEINQMLGPGYLAADREQITFATQEGVWLDVAEFRRLAASGEVAALAEAASLYVGDFLAGFTLRDAPEFDAWQYEMAEALRQQVGKVLQTVAIYHGERGEGETAVAYARRWLALDPLDEAAHRQVMRLYAGMGQRGAALRQYEQCAAILAEELGAAPTPETVALYEAIRTGELTAPPPPPVMTPPQKTAVCHNLPAQPTPFVGRTQEMAEVRRLFADPSSRLLTLLGPGGCGKSRLALQLAAGYLQIEPERFADGVYFVPLAPLSTPEYIPAAIASAVQFAARGEEQPLRQQLLDFLRFKQMLLVLDNYEHLLEQNGALLVADMVAAAPRLKVLTTSRLRLNVQGEQLYPVPGMRAPDRETAAAWRQPTDAESYSAVQLFAQSARRAAPDFRLSPDNWLDVARICSLVDGLPLGIELAAGWLALLSPAEIADEIARSLDFLETEQYDVPQRQRSLRSVFNYTWDLLSEAERLTFAQLSIFSGGFSREAAQAVAGASLRDLMGLVTKSLLWRGENGRYQIQELLRQYAHERLIAQPDLAAQTADRFSAYFTELLQRQGEQIKGAGQQAAIAQLEPDEENCRAAWLWAAQQGEYMRVLNALDGLLLFYLSRSLYSSLGSLMRDGLAAVETAVATNNSPLARRTLAALLSARAWSLIDEISGYEAREIARRAMQLVVQEGLERDFGFLYALLALAYTWYVDINEGLQYFRHGLSLSREGGDLFTIALFLDMLGGTLATFDPDEARQCLTEAIAVTRSLGSASLLARNLQTLARIEAINRHYEKAFRLLEECQAIFLQLNVSRGAAHVRYDMADISMSNGQFREAIDWFESAKTLFIQVGDRQAVAHTQSWQSIAAGRLGDFALAEHWRSVSQLTFTQIQDEKGLAWGCWEWGELRRLQGQLDFARDLYEQSFVGFRQHRISLGLVYYHRGLGDLALMGQDWAAACAHYDQALEAMHDTYHPWGQGYIYTHYGLAQIAQGEFAAARRCYQAAVHYVMVLGDKGVTLMALYGVANLLAAEGDLAGAVALAAFVQFHLAAWWETRERARLFLADLATQLGPAAFAAAQLARQEMSLNEVIESVRGLLGGKPEGY from the coding sequence TTGGCGCAATTAAGGTTTCATTTTTTGGGCGCGCCGCGCATTGAACAGAATGGCGCGCCGGTGGCAACAGACCGATGCAAGGCGGTGGCGCTGCTTGCCTATCTGGCATTAACGGCCGTTCCCCACAGCCGCGAAGCGCTCGCCGCTCGCTTCTGGCCCGAATCGGACCAGGCCAGCGCCCTGGCCTATTTACGCCGCACCCTGTGGGAAATCAACCAGATGCTTGGCCCCGGCTATCTGGCAGCGGACCGGGAACAAATCACCTTCGCCACGCAAGAGGGCGTCTGGCTAGATGTGGCCGAATTTCGCCGCCTGGCAGCCAGCGGTGAGGTTGCTGCGCTGGCCGAAGCCGCCAGCCTGTACGTTGGCGATTTCCTGGCCGGCTTTACCCTGCGCGACGCGCCAGAGTTCGATGCCTGGCAGTACGAAATGGCCGAAGCGCTGCGCCAACAAGTTGGCAAAGTGCTGCAAACAGTGGCGATTTATCATGGGGAAAGGGGGGAAGGGGAAACGGCCGTTGCCTACGCCCGCCGTTGGCTCGCTTTGGATCCACTGGATGAAGCGGCTCACCGGCAGGTAATGCGGCTCTATGCCGGGATGGGGCAGCGCGGCGCGGCTTTGCGCCAATATGAACAGTGCGCGGCCATCCTGGCTGAGGAGTTGGGCGCCGCACCCACGCCAGAGACCGTCGCCCTTTATGAGGCAATCCGGACGGGCGAACTGACCGCCCCGCCGCCCCCGCCGGTTATGACGCCGCCGCAAAAAACGGCCGTTTGCCACAATCTGCCCGCCCAACCCACCCCCTTTGTCGGCCGGACGCAGGAGATGGCCGAAGTTCGCCGCCTCTTTGCCGATCCATCCAGCCGCCTGTTAACCTTGCTGGGGCCGGGTGGCTGCGGCAAGAGCCGCCTGGCGCTGCAGTTGGCCGCCGGTTATCTCCAGATAGAACCAGAGCGCTTTGCCGATGGCGTCTATTTTGTGCCGTTGGCCCCGCTTTCTACCCCGGAATACATCCCGGCCGCCATCGCCTCGGCGGTGCAGTTTGCGGCGCGTGGCGAGGAGCAGCCGCTGCGCCAGCAGCTCTTGGACTTTCTGCGTTTTAAGCAAATGCTGCTGGTGCTGGACAATTACGAACATTTGCTGGAACAGAATGGCGCGCTGTTGGTGGCCGACATGGTCGCCGCCGCGCCGCGCCTGAAAGTGTTGACCACTTCCCGCCTGCGGCTGAACGTGCAGGGGGAGCAGTTGTATCCTGTGCCGGGGATGCGCGCACCGGACCGGGAAACGGCCGCTGCCTGGCGCCAACCCACCGACGCCGAGAGTTACAGCGCTGTTCAACTTTTCGCCCAGAGCGCCCGACGCGCAGCGCCTGATTTCCGTCTGTCGCCAGACAATTGGCTGGATGTCGCCCGCATCTGCTCTTTGGTAGACGGGCTGCCGTTGGGCATTGAACTGGCCGCCGGTTGGCTGGCGCTGCTCTCGCCGGCCGAAATTGCCGATGAGATTGCCCGCAGCCTGGACTTTTTGGAGACAGAGCAGTACGACGTGCCCCAGCGGCAGCGCAGTCTGCGCTCCGTTTTTAACTACACGTGGGATTTGCTCAGCGAGGCGGAGCGGCTTACCTTCGCCCAGCTTTCCATCTTTTCCGGCGGCTTTAGCCGGGAGGCGGCCCAGGCGGTCGCCGGCGCTTCTCTGCGTGACCTGATGGGGTTGGTGACAAAGTCGCTGTTGTGGCGGGGGGAGAACGGCCGTTACCAAATCCAAGAACTTTTGCGCCAATATGCCCACGAGCGGCTCATCGCCCAGCCCGACCTGGCCGCCCAAACCGCCGATCGGTTTAGCGCTTATTTCACTGAACTGCTGCAAAGGCAAGGCGAACAAATCAAAGGGGCAGGGCAGCAGGCGGCCATCGCCCAACTGGAGCCGGATGAGGAGAACTGCCGGGCGGCCTGGCTCTGGGCAGCGCAGCAGGGAGAGTACATGCGTGTCTTGAATGCGCTTGATGGGCTGTTACTTTTTTACCTGAGCCGCTCCCTCTACAGCAGCCTCGGTTCGTTGATGCGTGATGGGCTGGCGGCGGTGGAAACGGCCGTTGCCACCAACAACTCACCACTTGCCCGCCGCACCCTTGCCGCTTTATTGTCCGCTCGCGCCTGGAGCCTCATAGATGAAATCAGCGGCTACGAGGCGAGGGAGATAGCCCGCCGCGCCATGCAGCTTGTGGTCCAAGAAGGGCTGGAGCGTGACTTTGGCTTTCTCTACGCTCTGCTCGCCCTGGCCTACACCTGGTACGTGGACATTAACGAGGGGCTGCAATACTTCCGGCATGGCCTTAGCCTGAGCCGGGAAGGCGGCGACCTATTCACTATCGCCCTCTTCTTAGATATGCTCGGCGGCACACTCGCCACGTTTGATCCCGACGAAGCGCGACAATGCCTTACCGAAGCCATCGCTGTCACCCGGAGCCTGGGTTCTGCTTCCTTGCTGGCGCGTAATTTGCAAACATTGGCCCGCATCGAAGCGATCAATCGCCACTATGAAAAAGCGTTCCGCTTGCTGGAAGAGTGCCAGGCAATTTTCCTCCAACTTAACGTCAGCCGGGGCGCGGCCCATGTGCGCTACGACATGGCGGACATCAGCATGTCCAACGGACAGTTCCGCGAGGCGATTGATTGGTTTGAATCAGCCAAAACGCTTTTTATCCAGGTGGGCGATAGGCAAGCGGTGGCCCACACCCAATCCTGGCAAAGCATCGCCGCTGGCCGGTTGGGCGACTTTGCCCTGGCAGAGCATTGGCGCAGCGTTAGCCAGTTGACCTTTACCCAGATTCAGGATGAAAAGGGCCTGGCCTGGGGCTGCTGGGAATGGGGCGAACTGCGCCGTCTGCAAGGCCAACTCGATTTCGCCCGTGACCTGTACGAACAAAGTTTTGTCGGCTTCCGGCAGCATAGAATCAGCCTGGGGTTGGTGTATTACCATCGCGGCCTGGGCGATTTGGCCTTGATGGGGCAGGATTGGGCGGCGGCTTGCGCCCATTATGATCAGGCCCTCGAAGCGATGCACGATACCTATCATCCGTGGGGGCAGGGGTACATTTATACCCACTATGGTCTGGCGCAAATCGCTCAAGGCGAGTTTGCCGCCGCCCGCCGTTGTTATCAGGCGGCGGTGCATTATGTGATGGTTTTGGGCGACAAGGGGGTGACGCTGATGGCCCTCTATGGCGTGGCGAACCTGTTGGCGGCCGAGGGCGACCTGGCCGGGGCGGTGGCGCTGGCTGCTTTTGTGCAGTTCCATCTGGCTGCCTGGTGGGAAACGCGGGAGAGGGCCAGGCTGTTTTTGGCCGATTTAGCTACCCAGCTTGGCCCCGCCGCTTTTGCCGCGGCGCAGCTTGCCAGGCAAGAGATGTCGCTGAATGAGGTGATTGAATCCGTGCGCGGGCTGCTGGGGGGGAAACCCGAAGGGTATTGA